The following proteins are co-located in the Hydrogenobacter hydrogenophilus genome:
- a CDS encoding RusA family crossover junction endodeoxyribonuclease, with the protein MIEIVLSQVPVPKSNRYVRKKGGKVFKPPRVKNWEVRALWEISQQYKGEPLEGKLSMEVLLVLPNNRKRDIDNMLKSLWDILERAKVIKNDNQIYEIKTVKKVLKGQSKTIVRIKEYIDDH; encoded by the coding sequence TGATAGAAATAGTCCTTTCACAGGTGCCTGTACCAAAAAGCAACCGTTATGTTAGAAAAAAGGGAGGTAAGGTGTTCAAGCCCCCAAGAGTGAAAAACTGGGAAGTTAGAGCTCTGTGGGAGATAAGCCAGCAGTATAAGGGAGAGCCTCTTGAAGGGAAGCTTTCCATGGAAGTTCTTCTTGTCCTTCCCAACAACAGGAAAAGAGACATAGACAATATGTTAAAGAGTCTTTGGGACATACTTGAAAGGGCTAAGGTTATAAAGAATGATAACCAAATATACGAGATAAAAACTGTAAAGAAAGTGCTCAAAGGTCAGTCAAAAACTATTGTAAGGATAAAAGAGTACATCGACGATCACTGA